TTGAAATCCTGACGTGGATGCTGCTCGTCACGACACTGCGGGACCATGACGTGCTGAATCTCGATGACCTGGAAGAATCTCCAGCTAGGCCGACCGGTCAGCGACGCGTTATGAACGCTGAGCTGGGAGAGTACGAGGAGGCGCTGGTGTTTGATCGAGCGTCCCTGCAGCCCGGTGATACGATCGAAGGGCCGGCCGTGATCGTCGAGAAAGACACAGCGACCGTGGTGTCTTCGCGATTTCGTGCCAGGATTATCCGTTCCGACTACATAGTTATGGAAGTAAAGACGACAGAGAAGTAGGGATCATGAATTCAGTCACAGAAATGTCATCGATCCGCATGCAGATCATGTGGAACCGCCTGATTTCGGTTGTTGAAGAACAGGCTCAGACGCTGATTCGGACCGCATTTTCGACTAGCGTACGAGAGGCAGGTGACCTGGCGGCGGCTGTGTTCGATAACCAGGGCCGGATGCTGGCGCAGGCGGTGACCGGAACGCCGGGCCATATCAATGCCATGGCCGAAGCGATCCCACACTTCATTGACAGATATGCTGTAGACACAATGGCGCCGGGTGACGTGTATATCACCAACGATCCCTGGAAGACATCTGGGCACCTGCACGATGTCACCGTTGTCACTCCGACCTTTCGCGACGGTAATGTCGTCGGATTGTTTGCCAACACATGCCACGTTGTTGACATAGGTGGTCGCGGTTTCGGGCCGGACGCGAATCAGGTTTTTGAGGAAGGCTTGAACATCCCGATTATGCACCTGTTCCACAAAGGCGAGGTGAACACCGTGCTGATGGATATCCTGCGCACTAACGTGCGCGAACCACGCCAGGTCATCGGTGATATCTATGCGTTCGCGGGCGCCAACGACGTCGGCTGCCAGCGCCTGGTCCGGATGCTGGACGAGTTCGGCGAAGATAACCTGGGGGTACTCGGTGAGTTCATCATTGAAAATTCCAGGCTCGCGACGATCGAAAGAATCAGCAAGCTCAAAAAAGGAAGATACTCGAACAGTGTGACGATGGACGGCTACGACGTGCCGGTGACCCTTGTTGCCGAACTGACGATCGGCGATGAATTTATTCACGTGGATTACAACGGCACTTCACCGGCGAGCAAATACGGGATCAACGTAGTTCTCAATTACACCAAGGCCTATACGTGCTTTGGCGTGAAGTGTGCCGTAGCACCGGATATTCCGAACAACCACGGGTCGTTACTGCCGATCACGTTCTCTGCACCGGAGGGTTGTATCCTGAATGTTCAACGACCGTTCGCCGTCTCGGCTCGTCATATCATCGGCCACCTGCTGCCCGACACCGTGCTTGGCTGCCTGCACCAGGTGCTGGAATCTGGTTGTCAGTCCGAGGGGTCAGCTTCATTGTGGAACGTGCAGCTTAGGGGTGGGCCTGCTGTTGGGGACGCAGCGGACTTCGACGGTGAAATCCCAGCCTTCGATCTTCTCCATTTCAACGCTGGCGGCATGGGTGCCCGGCCGACCAAGGACGGTCTCAGCGCGACGGCCTTTCCGAGTGGTATTCGCGGTATTCCAGTCGAGGCAACCGAGGCTATTTCACCGGTGGTTTTCTGGCGCAAGGAATTCCGGGAAGGCTCTGGCGGGCCAGGAACCTACCGTGGCGGGTGCGGCCAGGTGATTGAAATCGGTGGCATCGACGGAATTCCGTTTGATGTGCTGGCGATGTTCGAACGTGTCGACAATGCGCCACGTGGTCGTAACGGAGGTCACGAGGGTCTGCCGGGCAAGGTTTACTTGGGCTCGGGGCCAACGCTGCGGCCCAAAGGGCAGCAGCATGTGCCGGCTAACGATTCTCTGGTCCTTGAACTGGCCGGCGGTGGCGGATTCGGTGACCCTGCCGCGCGGGACCCAAACCAGGTCGCGCGCGATGTTCGAAACGGACTCGTGTCAACGGAAAGTGCGGAAAACGATTACCGGGTCAAGCTTTTTCCCGATAGCAGTGTCGATCTGACGGGTACAACGACGTTGAGGGTTGGTTACAAAAAATAAAGCCGGGCCCTTCACATAGCGAAGGACCCGGCCTTTTGACAATTAGACAGTTCTGCTACAGCGCCGGTTTGGGGTAGATCACTTCCTTGGCCGCAACTTCAAATGGGTACACTGAGTAATAGGTTCCATTCTGCATCTGGATCAGTGCTGTGCTGATGCCATTATTCTGGCCATCCGGACCAAACTCAATATCATTCCAAGGCATAGGGATTGCGCTTGCCGGGAACCGTGTTGCCCGAAGAGCGTCCCGGATCTTTTCTGGGTCAGTGGAGCCCGCACGGTTGATTGCGTCTATCAGGACCAAGGCTCCAACGAAGGTCCGAATCGGCGGATCAAAGATATCGACGCCTGAATGCTTCTTGTAAATTTCGTTAATTTTCCCCACCAGCGGAATTCTCTCGGCCATGTCCATGGAAAATGGAGATCGGGAGATAATGCCCTCGGCATCGGCGCCTACGGCCTTGGCGAAGCCAGGCTGATTGTAGCCGGCATTTTGGGCAAGCCACAGTTTGGGAGTGTAGCCCAATTCCTTCATGGTCTTAACTGTCAGGATAGCGTCCCCCTCATAAGAGGTTGGGAAAAATACGTCGGCGTTAGCTGCCTTGAGTAGTTGTATCTCTGCGGTCAGAGAAGGCGTCTTCGCACGGTAGGCAATCTTAGCAACAACTTCGATGCCGTTTTCCTTGCAAAGGCGTACCTGCTCACGGGCGCTGTCGACACCAAACTGGGTATCTTCGTGCATGATCGCGGCGGTTTTGATTTCAATTCCGGTGTTCTTCTGAAAGTCTCGGATGAAATCGAACATAGTCTTGGTGTAATGCCCATCATGAGGACCGGTACGGAAGAACCACTTGAAGCCACGGGTATGTAGTTTTGGTGACGAGGACTCGCCGGTGAGATATGGAATTCCGCGACGTTCGGCGACGTTGCTGGCTGCGGCCGAGACACTGCTGTGATACGCGCCGAAAAGCGCAACCACTTTTTCATTGTCAATAAGACGCTCGGCTTCGGCTCGTCCAATTTCCGGTTTCCCTTGGTGATCGGCAACAATCAATTTAATCTTGGCACCACCGAGATTGGGTAAACCTTCGGTCCGGGCCAAGGGAATATCAAGATCGTAGTAGTTGTTAACGATATCCACGACGGCTTTCACTGCCGCCAATGCGCGACCCCCGGCCAGCGCAGCAGACCCTGTTATTGGATAAAGTGTACCTAGACGGACTTCGTCCACTGCTTGGACAGTCGAAATCGCCGTGAGGGACAGTAGTCCGCCAAGGGCAATGGATAGAAGTTTTCGGTTTATTGCCATAATGCTCCTCCTTATAGTCGACATCTGTTGATGATAATCGGTCGATTGTGAACGGGCCGCCTTCAAGCACGGCGGTCGTAATAACTGTAACACAACCTGCGGCTGCGCAAAGGCGAACGCCCCAGTGTTATTGGCTAGAAAATGGTCACCGAGGTGGAAGACAGCAGGAGAGGGACAAGTTCATTACGACCGAATGCTGCGCCAGCAAGCAATTTATAGCTGCTAAGTAGCGTTTCCCCAAGTATTCAAGAAGTTATGTAGTTTTTGGGGTTGTCCCTCGCTCCACCAATTCTGCCCTTCCACATCAACCCTTTACCAGGGCTACCACTGATCCGTAGTTGCGAAGTATGATTGAATATCGGACGGAGACAAAATTGACGGCTTCGACAATCTATATTGATCATCCATACTAATCTGGGAGACAAAACATGACACATGCAGTTGCAGAAGCAAAAGTGACGGGCATCGACGGTCCGACCGTCAGCAGAAAGAACACACCTGAATACATCACCGGTCGCCGTGCTTTCTTTAAGTACCGAGAACTGGGCGTTACCCGGGCAAGCGACGGCAAGTTCCGCGCTCAGATTACCTCCACAGAAAAAGGTCTTTCCGAACCAACCGGGTGGCACTACCACGTTTGCGAAGGTCAGTTTGTCTTTATGTTGAAAGGCTGGGTCGACCTGGTGTTTGAAAACGGTGATGAGGTTCGCATCGATGAAGGTGACTCGATCTATATTCCAGGCGGATTACGCCATAACGAGACGGCTACCTCTGAGACCTTTGAATTGCTTGAGATGTCGGTTCCGGCTGATATGGGTACTGAGTCGTGTGATCCGCCCGAAGATATGGCCGAATAGTTACCGTCTGTTCACGAAGGGGAACAATTATTGCCGAAGATTCCCACCAGTGTGTGGAGACAGAATATTGAATAGGCGATGAGTCGAATGGGGGTGGGTTCTCCCTGCGATGGAGCCAAAGTGGAGCCGACTGGAGTCCCCTTCTGTCCTCTCCACTCCATTTGAGTCAGTCTGCGTGGATCGATCTCGATTATTCGCCTTAACGGGGTGTGGATCGTTCCATCAAAAAAGGGGCAATCTTGAGACCCGACTGGGGCCCCTGCTGGAATTTCAGAGAAGGATTTTCCTGGTCAAGTTAGTTATATCTGCGGGAATGTCTCGGGGTGTTTGTCAATGAGCAAGTATCGGCACTGTGCCCAGAATGTAGCCTATGAGATAGCCCGGCGGTGGACCACCGGGCTATCTATGAAAAGACAGCTGAGAAAAAATTGTCGCTGCTTAACCTGCTAATCCCAATAGTAGCGATTGCGATTCCAACAAACAGACCTTTCAAGAATGGCAGATTTTTTTATTATTAGAACTCCATTGGTTGGTCAGTTATCAAAACATAAAGAAAGAGAATTGATATCAATCATTTCATACCGCTATCTTATTCCTGTTACTCAGAGGCAACCAGAGCAGAGGATTTGGTAAAACGCCTAGGCTGACAGCAAGACAAAGGTACAGGCGGAGAGGTATAGGAATCTCTATAAATAGAAGGTTTCTAAAATAATTGGAGTTTGCTTGCTTCAATTCTTAAAACCCAGGGGTATCGAAAAAGTCTACAAATAAGGCATTTTGTGAGCCTTAAAGAGAGGGACCTTTAAGGCAAAAAACCTAGGTTTTAAGCCAAATATTGGGTATTCACGTGCAATTCTGTGATCGAAACAGGGTATTGCCCTTAACTGGTCATCAGAATGGGTTAGATCCGTATCTTAGCGGTTGCTCTCTAGCGTTCACTACGCTGAAACATCTGCAGTCGCTCATTCACCGAAGGATGTGTAGAAAGAAACCCGATTCCTTTCCCTGAATCGGACATCCGGTCCAAGATATTGGCGAAGTGGATGGGTGAAATGCCGTGGTCTGTTAAATACTCGTAGGAATACTTGTCTGCTTCTCGTTCGAACTCACGCGAATAGTAGGTTTCTGTGAGTAGTGTCGGCAAAGAACCTGCCAGTACAGCAACCGTTGAGATATCGCCTGTTACTGCCATTATGACAAGAGAAACTGTACTGCCTTGTATCAATTGCCTGAGGCTATGCCGGTAAACTACGTGTCCAACTTCATGAGCCAGAATCGATTCCAGTTCATGGTCATCCTCAATGAGTTGAACCAGTTCGTCAGTCACGATGATGGTTCCGGTGGGTAACGCGAATGCATTGGGGCCGATATTTGTACCCTGGCGAAACTCCAGTCTGAACCGATACTCAGGATCTGCTGTACCTGTTACTCGCGAAAACAAAACTTTCGCCTCTTCTGTTTCGGTGTCGCCAAGTTCAGATTCCGAGAAAATGACTTGATCGAGCACAGCGAGAACATCCTCTCCAAGAGCAGAACTAACCGTCACCGGGATCATAAACGCAACGTGTTTTGCCAGTACTGGAATCCCATAACTGATCGCCCCCCAAACAACTAGCGACGTAATAACAACAGCGATGATCACATAGCGAAGTTTCGACTCAAGTTTGTCAATCAACCTTCCCGGCACTTCGGTGCCTGATAATCTAAAGAACTTGTCGACCGCATCGTTGTCCGATACCTCACAGACCATACCGTCTGGCATTTCAAGCCGACGAGCGGTCCCACCGAGTCGAGGGGAAACCACGACCTCTCGGATAGGATAATTTCTCTCACCCTGGTCGGTCACTACAGTGACAACCCCTCTCCGGCTAAAATTTAGTCGAACGCGTTGTTTCTCAGACTTTCTCCCGTCATAGCAATCTGCAAGACATTCCATTAGATGCCACCAATATCAATTTCCAGGAAATCAGTTGCCTCTTCCCCAAATGCGCTCGCTTTTCTCTGTTCGGCCTGCACAAACGACTCAAGATCATCTGCCGCATTCAGGACCAGATGGTTTGCCAGGTATCTTGATACCCTCACCCTCGCCCATGGTGTAAGCAAGCCGACTGAAAAAACAATGGCCACCGCATTGCTGACGTAGATCCAGATCACTGTCCACACCTTCAGCGTACTTTCAAAGGTATGATCGCCAAGAGTCGTACCATTCAATGAAATGTTTCTTGTCATCACCCGATAGCCCGGCACGGCAATCAGATAGAGGAAAAGGATCAGGAAAAGCGGAACTAAACTGAATAGGGCAATGCCACCACGAGGGTCAAGATCCTGCACCCTGAAAAGCAGATTCGAACCGGCTATTAATCCAGAAAATGCAAGAACAATCACCACCAAGAGGAACACCATGGCAAAAAATGCCCGGTAATAAGCCCCTACCCGAACCGATTGAAACAAAAATGGCTGTCTCCCGATCCTGCTGTTTGTGACCGAAAATCTCCATCCCCGATAGGAAAGATAAGGAATTATCATTCCCAATGTGAATGGGATCAGTATCGGGACAATTAGGAAAGTCTTGATAGCATCTTTGATTGAGTGTTCATTAAAATCAAAGCGAATATTTCTCCAGGAAGAGTTTCGAGCCGTAAATACATGTGATCTGACAATCAGCCACGGCATAGCTAAAGCAAAAATGATGGCGATAATCCCACCAATCACTGGTTGGAACTGGTTGACTACAATAAAGGCAACATAACCTGCGAAAATGAGAAGTCGTCCTTTGAGGATCTGGATCGGCCTAGCGTGATATTCGAATGGCGATCCATCAACTTTCGTATTCCGGTAAAAATAACGTTTAGTTCTGACCTTGGCCCAAGCCGAGTAGATACCAAAGGTAATTATTGTGAGCAGTACGTTGACTATCCAGATACGGAAGTACTCGACCCCATTGCCGGTAAATTCAAACGGCATCTTCTGTGTTGTTGGGATTTCTGGCTGATCTGACATTAGCTTATTGATACCGCTGACGTTGTCTCCCGCATGATACTACTGTGTAGTAAGAGTTCTATAAGCATCTGTATTGAGAACAGCTAAATCCTTTCCGCAAAACTTACGCAAATACAGTGGTTTTAGACATCTGATTCTGTGACATTTACAGAACCCCCGAGTTTGGGTACCAACGAATGAGAATGATTTATAGAGATTGAGATTTTTGTTTTCCACAGATTCGGGATTTCAAATAACAATCTGAAAAAATTTTCGGAGTAGGAT
This portion of the Gammaproteobacteria bacterium genome encodes:
- a CDS encoding cupin domain-containing protein — encoded protein: MTHAVAEAKVTGIDGPTVSRKNTPEYITGRRAFFKYRELGVTRASDGKFRAQITSTEKGLSEPTGWHYHVCEGQFVFMLKGWVDLVFENGDEVRIDEGDSIYIPGGLRHNETATSETFELLEMSVPADMGTESCDPPEDMAE
- a CDS encoding M48 family metallopeptidase, coding for MTDQGERNYPIREVVVSPRLGGTARRLEMPDGMVCEVSDNDAVDKFFRLSGTEVPGRLIDKLESKLRYVIIAVVITSLVVWGAISYGIPVLAKHVAFMIPVTVSSALGEDVLAVLDQVIFSESELGDTETEEAKVLFSRVTGTADPEYRFRLEFRQGTNIGPNAFALPTGTIIVTDELVQLIEDDHELESILAHEVGHVVYRHSLRQLIQGSTVSLVIMAVTGDISTVAVLAGSLPTLLTETYYSREFEREADKYSYEYLTDHGISPIHFANILDRMSDSGKGIGFLSTHPSVNERLQMFQRSER
- a CDS encoding DUF898 domain-containing protein → MPFEFTGNGVEYFRIWIVNVLLTIITFGIYSAWAKVRTKRYFYRNTKVDGSPFEYHARPIQILKGRLLIFAGYVAFIVVNQFQPVIGGIIAIIFALAMPWLIVRSHVFTARNSSWRNIRFDFNEHSIKDAIKTFLIVPILIPFTLGMIIPYLSYRGWRFSVTNSRIGRQPFLFQSVRVGAYYRAFFAMVFLLVVIVLAFSGLIAGSNLLFRVQDLDPRGGIALFSLVPLFLILFLYLIAVPGYRVMTRNISLNGTTLGDHTFESTLKVWTVIWIYVSNAVAIVFSVGLLTPWARVRVSRYLANHLVLNAADDLESFVQAEQRKASAFGEEATDFLEIDIGGI
- a CDS encoding hydantoinase B/oxoprolinase family protein, with protein sequence MNSVTEMSSIRMQIMWNRLISVVEEQAQTLIRTAFSTSVREAGDLAAAVFDNQGRMLAQAVTGTPGHINAMAEAIPHFIDRYAVDTMAPGDVYITNDPWKTSGHLHDVTVVTPTFRDGNVVGLFANTCHVVDIGGRGFGPDANQVFEEGLNIPIMHLFHKGEVNTVLMDILRTNVREPRQVIGDIYAFAGANDVGCQRLVRMLDEFGEDNLGVLGEFIIENSRLATIERISKLKKGRYSNSVTMDGYDVPVTLVAELTIGDEFIHVDYNGTSPASKYGINVVLNYTKAYTCFGVKCAVAPDIPNNHGSLLPITFSAPEGCILNVQRPFAVSARHIIGHLLPDTVLGCLHQVLESGCQSEGSASLWNVQLRGGPAVGDAADFDGEIPAFDLLHFNAGGMGARPTKDGLSATAFPSGIRGIPVEATEAISPVVFWRKEFREGSGGPGTYRGGCGQVIEIGGIDGIPFDVLAMFERVDNAPRGRNGGHEGLPGKVYLGSGPTLRPKGQQHVPANDSLVLELAGGGGFGDPAARDPNQVARDVRNGLVSTESAENDYRVKLFPDSSVDLTGTTTLRVGYKK
- a CDS encoding ABC transporter substrate-binding protein encodes the protein MAINRKLLSIALGGLLSLTAISTVQAVDEVRLGTLYPITGSAALAGGRALAAVKAVVDIVNNYYDLDIPLARTEGLPNLGGAKIKLIVADHQGKPEIGRAEAERLIDNEKVVALFGAYHSSVSAAASNVAERRGIPYLTGESSSPKLHTRGFKWFFRTGPHDGHYTKTMFDFIRDFQKNTGIEIKTAAIMHEDTQFGVDSAREQVRLCKENGIEVVAKIAYRAKTPSLTAEIQLLKAANADVFFPTSYEGDAILTVKTMKELGYTPKLWLAQNAGYNQPGFAKAVGADAEGIISRSPFSMDMAERIPLVGKINEIYKKHSGVDIFDPPIRTFVGALVLIDAINRAGSTDPEKIRDALRATRFPASAIPMPWNDIEFGPDGQNNGISTALIQMQNGTYYSVYPFEVAAKEVIYPKPAL